The DNA sequence ATCCTGCTCGCCCTGGCGACCGAGCCACGCGCCACCGTCGTCGCCTTGGCCGAGCGCCTGGGCCTGTCCCGCAACACCGTTCAGGCGCGGCTGGCCAGAATGGAACGTGGTGGCGCGCTCGGTTCCTTCGAACGCCGCATCACCCCGGACGCGCTCGGCTACCCGCTCACCGCATTCGTCACCGCACGGGTCGACCAACACCGGCTGGCCGAGGTCTCCCAGGCGCTGACAGGCATTGCCGAGGTGGTGGAGGTCTTCGGTCTCAGCGGCGAGACCGACCTGCTCGTGCGGGTCGTCGCAGCCGACGCCGAGGACCTGTACCGGATCGCGGGACAGATCCTCGCCATCCCCGACGTGGAACGCACCACCACGGCCCTCGCCATGCGCGAACTGGTGCCCCACCGCCTCACCCCACTGCTGCGCCGTGCCGCCATGGACGGCAGCCGGCAACAGGACGATGAAGGGCCCTGATGGGCGGGTCGGCCGGTCGGTGCGGGCGGCACTCCACCACGGGAAGCCCGCCGCCTGAGCAGGTGTCGGCTGGTCACGCTCGGCCGCAGCCGCTGCGGACTACGCCTCTCCAGCGCACCGGCCCTCGCCGTCGGCTGCCTGCTCCCCGGCGGCCAGGCCACCTCCTGGAGCAGGGAGAAGACCAGCGCGCGCCGTGTGATGGCCTGGGGAGCCCCGCCCCGGCCCCCGTCGCGGACGGCACCGCCGCGTAGGGGGGGGCGGCCGGACGCGGACCGGCGAGTGGAGCCTTGACATGCCGATGAGCCCGTCCCTAGCCTGTGCCGTGTTCAGGCACACCGTGCCATGATTTGGCACGCCGTTAGGGAGTGAAAGCCTTCACCCTCCGGAACGGCGACGATAGGGGTGTTCGTGACTTCTTCAGCTGGCGCGACCGTCGGCACGTACGACCCGGGCGCGTTCCGCGGACTGCGGTTTCACACGGCGGTGGAGCGGTTCCGCAGTGGCGCTGACACGCCGCGCGATTACCTGGAGCGTTGCCTTTCGAGGATCGCCGAACTCGAGCCGACCGTGCGAGCCTGGGCCGTGCTCGAGGAGTCGGGTGCGCGCGAGCAGGCTGACGCCAGCACCCGTCGCTACCGTCGGGGGGAGCCGCTCTCGCCCATCGACGGCATGCCCGTCGGAATCAAGGACGTTCTGGAAACGAAGGACATGCCCACCGAGTACGGCTGCGCCGCGTACGCGGGTAACTTCCCGAAGCGGGACAACGCCGCGGTGTGGGCACTGCGGCAGGCGGGCGCCGTCCTGGTCGGGAAAACCGTCACCACGGAACTGGCGGGCC is a window from the Streptomyces luomodiensis genome containing:
- a CDS encoding Lrp/AsnC family transcriptional regulator; amino-acid sequence: MNTVNSKRALDATDARILLALATEPRATVVALAERLGLSRNTVQARLARMERGGALGSFERRITPDALGYPLTAFVTARVDQHRLAEVSQALTGIAEVVEVFGLSGETDLLVRVVAADAEDLYRIAGQILAIPDVERTTTALAMRELVPHRLTPLLRRAAMDGSRQQDDEGP